A genome region from Trichoderma asperellum chromosome 7, complete sequence includes the following:
- a CDS encoding uncharacterized protein (EggNog:ENOG41) produces MTVIHIVLFKFRPDISSAHKSKFVSELKTLKTLPCVQDGHLIVGGPSITDPIERSKGFEFALLSYHRDREALAEYQASKEHHRVTSTYMFPYKEDLFRFDFEVDTEDEYMCQGIGNALLKGLTTPPSAQEGGNQDGERDNRFQVEKRV; encoded by the exons ATGACTGTTATTCACATTG TCCTTTTCAAATTCCGCCCAGATATCTCCTCGGCGCACAAGTCTAAATTCGTTTCTGAATTAAAAACCCTCAAGACCTTACCCTGCGTTCAAGACGGCCATTTGATAGTCGGGGGACCCTCGATTACGGATCCCATTGAAAGGAGTAAAGGATTTGAGTTTGCGCTTCTCAGTTATCATCGCGATCGTGAAGCCCTGGCAGAGTATCAAGCCAGCAAGGAACATCATAG GGTGACGAGTACATATATGTTTCCGTACAAGGAAGATCTGTTTCGGTTCGACTTTGAAGTTGACACAGAGGATGAATATATGTGTCAAGGGATTGGGAATGCACTGCTGAAAGGACTGACGACACCGCCGTCAGCGCAGGAAGGGGGGAATcaggatggagagagagacaataGATTTCAAGTCGAGAAGAGAGTATAA
- a CDS encoding uncharacterized protein (EggNog:ENOG41) — protein MMSSGPGGTNYGPTDQVAGGEGGLASQWNEVDEHEVIVKEKMACDRCRQRKTKCNRVNPCSHCTKAEVQCTFRLAHEVKEKRQRVMISSVYERRLEHISNRIEELYEIIGQLRDGRNNDDSSFMAPISLRTPSYCPLQFVRLQASAKIPAPVEGIESALFAHAVCAAGALETAVMNDPYSRATDDITSALNTLRSTVNDQQQRNEEELAGSRFLLNVLPSGRSLRDLPIPSVDKIMACLRIAQESSPSELYWPFEFGSLGEFTQYVIRVCTPGPISDMELIIVHYGLYSLFTQCSIGADDEMLIQDYNVQATICKESLETILSNLSFHIDTNIDSICALYMASLHCLHQGRVSATWTFISRASLMCLAVGLHSSQAMITEQENSVQRKMCLFWAVYALEKTVALRLGRPSTIRDQDITIPRLTLGRKMASLAFNRLPDWIDIASLYGCLYDSLYSPPALIQPGSVHLSRTSALASELERMIAARTEYYNRPGLWSSHMLDPNLSRFIIHTNRAVEYSTLASIYRGVPTESPSGIVPCTQCIAAARIALEESEASIAILSDAAKWPTGLYKWISEILLLAPFIPFTILVCSIVDTADVSDLGRLGGVVDGLQSLAQSPRYASCNRQLRIFKPLYDVAARYVEAKTSRESTDTVSILFTNPDTDVYCNDETWLGNELSPVSSLPLSNI, from the exons ATGATGTCATCCGGACCTGGAGGCACAAATTACGGACCCACCGACCAAGTAGCAGGGGGAGAAGGCGGCCTGGCTTCTCAGTGGAATGAAGTAGACGAGCATGAGGTTATCGTGAAGGAGAAAATGGCA TGCGATCGTTGCCGTCAGCGGAAG ACCAAGTGTAATCGCGTTAATCCGTGCTCACATTGTACCAAGGCGGAGGTGCAGTGTACATTCAGACTGGCTCATGAAGTCAAAGAAAAGCGGCAACGGGTCATGATCTCGAGTGTATA CGAAAGGAGACTTGAGCATATTTCGAATAGAATTGAGGAGCTCTACGAAATTATAGGTCAACTTAGAGATGGCCGAAATAATGACGATAGTAGCTTCATGGCCCCGATTAGTTTACGAACACCATCATATTGCCCGCTCCAATTTGTCAGACTTCAGGCATCCGCCAAAATTCCAGCTCCAGTGGAAGGGATTGAGTCCGCATTGTTTGCTCATGCCGTTTGCGCAGCGGGAGCTCTCGAAACCGCTGTAATGAATGACCCATATTCTAGGGCCACGGACGATATAACTTCGGCGTTGAATACTTTACGGAGCACAGTCAACGATCAACAGCAGCGAaatgaggaggagctggctggGTCACGTTTTCTTCTAAATGTGCTGCCTTCTGGTCGTAGTCTCAGGGATTTGCCTATCCCTTCCGTGGATAAAATCATGGCATGCCTCAGGATTGCTCAAG AGAGCTCTCCGAGCGAGCTTTACTGGCCATTTGAATTTGGCTCTCTGGGAGAGTTCACTCAGTACGTGATCAGAGTCTGCACACCCGGCCCGATCAGCGATATGGAGCTGATCATAGTCCACTACGGTCTTTACTCGCTCTTCACCCAATGCTCGATTGGTGCCGATGACGAGATGCTCATACAGGACTACAATGTGCAAGCTACAATATGCAAGGAGAGCCTCGAGACAATTCTATCAAACCTTTCCTTTCACATCGATACCAATATTGACTCTATCTGTGCCTTGTACATGGCG TCTCTTCATTGTCTGCATCAGGGAAGAGTGTCCGCAACCTGGACGTTCATTTCAAGAGCTTCACTCATGTGCCTGGCCGTGGGGTTGCATAGTAGTCAGGCCATGATAACGGAACAAGAAAACTCAGTGCAGCGAAAGATGTGTCTTTTCTGGGCTGTATACGCCCTGGAGAAAACTGTGGCTTTGCGGCTCGGCAGGCCATCGACTATTAGAGACCAGGATATCACCATTCCACGACTCACTTTGGGCCGCAAAATGGCCTCCCTAGCATTTAACCGGCTGCCTGACTGGATCGATATAGCTAGTCTCTACGGCTGCTTGTACGATAGCTTATATAGTCCGCCTGCATTGATACAGCCCGGCTCCGTTCACTTGTCTCGTACCAGTGCATTAGCTTCTGAGCTGGAGCGAATGATAGCCGCGAGAACCGAATACTAT AATCGGCCAGGCCTGTGGAGTAGCCATATGCTAGATCCGAATCTTTCACGGTTCATCATACACACCAACAGAGCTGTAGAATACTCAACCTTGGCGTCCATATACCGAGGAGTTCCGACAGAGAGTCCTTCGGGTATAGTACCTTGTACGCAATGTATCGCCGCTGCGCGAATAGCCCTTGAAGAGAGCGAAGCCAGCATTGCCATACTTTCAGATGCAGCAAAATGGCCGACCGGTCTTTACAAATGGATTAGCGAGATTCTCCTCCTAGCGCCATTTATCCCTTTCACAATTTTGGTCTGCAGTATTGTTGATACCGCTGACGTGTCGGACCTGGGCCGCTTGGGGGGAGTGGTTGACGGTCTACAGTCTCTGGCACAATCGCCGCGCTATGCCAGCTGTAATAGACAGCTGCGTATTTTCAAGCCACTATATGATGTTGCAGCTCGTTACGTCGAAGCAAAGACAAGCCGAGAATCAACAGACACGGTTAGCATTCTATTCACCAACCCCGACACCGATGTCTACTGCAATGATGAGACTTGGTTAGGTAATGAACTCTCTCCTGTCTCGTCTTTACCATTATCGAATATATAG
- a CDS encoding uncharacterized protein (EggNog:ENOG41), with the protein MSEEVWDSQVEINLRSVFLTCHHVLPIMEKQGAGAVVSIASIAGLRYIGKPQVGYSATKAAVIQFMKATAIIYAPKGVRLNTVVPGLMDTPYTKSLVERFSKDGEHGDYMKMRNAQVPTGRMGDAWDVANAALFLVSDEAKYIVGQKIVVDGGITSSTGRA; encoded by the coding sequence ATGTCTGAGGAAGTCTGGGATTCCCAAGTCGAAATAAATCTGAGAAGTGTCTTCTTAACTTGTCATCATGTCCTACCGATCATGGAGAAGCAGGGAGCAGGGGCGGTAGTCAGCATTGCGAGTATTGCTGGCCTGCGATATATTGGGAAACCTCAAGTAGGGTACTCAGCAACGAAAGCTGCAGTCATTCAGTTCATGAAGGCAACAGCAATCATTTATGCGCCCAAAGGAGTAAGGCTGAACACAGTCGTGCCTGGACTAATGGATACTCCTTACACGAAGAGCCTAGTCGAGAGGTTTTCGAAGGACGGCGAGCATGGGGACTacatgaagatgaggaacgCGCAGGTTCCGACTGGGAGGATGGGAGACGCTTGGGATGTTGCCAACGCAGCTCTGTTTCTGGTGTCTGATGAGGCAAAATACATTGTGGGGCAGAAGATTGTTGTAGATGGAGGAATCACGTCTTCCACAGGAAGAGCATGA
- a CDS encoding uncharacterized protein (EggNog:ENOG41) has product MDVSQSEPNYIKITSSNAQSLVEGILIGNGVSKENATIIAKCLVLADLRGVDTHGINRIPSYMARVRQRVLDPKATPLLTMVTPVVAQVDGQNGFGFLAAHQGMACAIEMAKEFGIGMVSVKHSNHFGMSAWIVQQALDSGMMSLVFTNSSPALPAWGGKSKLMGVSPIACGAPGGRKPPFILDMAPSIAARGKIYKAKRRDEKIPLDWALDSEGKPTDDPAKALDGVMLPMGGPKGSALAVMMDVFSGVLSGSAFAGHVTNPYDPSKPADVGHFLIAIKPDLFMGLDDFKERMDYLYQRVVGSEKMHGVDRIYFPGEIEQLRYEERLRDGIPLVEAEIVALNAEAQRVGVALI; this is encoded by the exons ATGGATGTTTCTCAGAGCGAACCCAACTACATTAAAATCACTTCATCGAATGCCCAATCACTAGTGGAGGGTATCCTGATAGGAAATGGCGTATCGAAAGAAAACGCCACAATCATTGCAAAGTGTCTTGTGCTGGCTGATTTACGTGGCGTGGATACTCATGGCATAAATCGAATCCCATCATACATGGCTCGAGTCCGCCAAAGGGTTCTTGACCCAAAGGCGACACCCTTGTTGACTATGGTAACACCTGTTGTTGCTCAA GTAGACGGACAAAATGGCTTTGGGTTCCTGGCCGCCCACCAGGGCATGGCATGCGCGATTGAGATGGCAAAAGAATTCGGTATCGGCATGGTATCCGTCAAGCACTCAAACCACTTTGGCATGTCTGCATGGATCGTACAACAAGCCCTCGACTCAGGAATGATGAGCTTGGTCTTTACCAACTCGTCACCTGCTCTTCCGGCGTGGGGAGGGAAGTCCAAACTTATGGGAGTCTCACCAATTGCTTGTGGAGCCCCAGGAGGCAGAAAGCCGCCGTTTATCTTGGATATGGCTCCATCAATTGCGGCTCGAGGGAAAATCTACAAGGCCAAACGACGAGACGAAAAGATCCCACTGGATTGGGCTCTGGACAGCGAAGGGAAGCCAACAGACGACCCTGCAAAGGCACTGGACGGCGTGATGTTACCAATGGGAGGCCCCAAGGGATCAGCCCTCGCCGTAATGATGGATGTTTTTTCGGGTGTCTTGTCTGGGTCTGCCTTCGCTGGACATGTGACAAATCCCTATGACCCCTCAAAACCAGCAGATGTCGGGCACTTTCTCATCGCGATTAAGCCAGACCTATTCATGGGCCTGGACGACTTCAAAGAACGAATGGATTACTTGTACCAACGCGTAGTTGGCTCAGAGAAAATGCATGGTGTTGATCGGATTTACTTTCCAGGTGAGATTGAGCAGTTGAGATATGAAGAGAGACTGCGTGATGGAATACCACTTGTAGAGGCCGAAATTGTAGCGCTGAATGCTGAAGCCCAGCGCGTTGGCGTTGCACTGATTTGA
- a CDS encoding uncharacterized protein (EggNog:ENOG41): MKYRGVVYDVGLNFNGTGLSVEPFDLALVKYDMKTIADDLHANAVRIEGEEISRLQIAARLAHSMGLKVFFNPWKMNATIDETRVYFEEAAKTAGTLRNEGIDLVFIAGCEYTIFSKGVLPGNSFNDRVMFLGQQFPRGHITEDIPQALRDKSVELNKALGSFVEVIRSQFGGQITYSAGSWEVVDWSIFDAVGIDYYRRGETAEKYVSCLDRYRVGKPLVVLEVGCCAYEGAAERGDGGFVLLKGTNPDGTGIFENDTVPTRSEKEQADYVGTQLELLNNAGVDAAFIYLFSFPCMPAGEGARDLDMMCFSLVKTFPEKDSRSKDMPPWVPKESFHRVAEAFRSMEQDD, encoded by the coding sequence ATGAAGTACCGCGGCGTTGTCTATGATGTTGGCCTTAATTTCAATGGCACTGGACTCTCCGTCGAGCCATTCGATCTTGCGCTAGTCAAATACGACATGAAAACAATCGCCGATGACTTACATGCCAATGCCGTTCGGATTGAAGGAGAGGAGATATCTCGGCTGCAGATTGCCGCACGGTTAGCGCACTCGATGGGACTCAAGGTGTTTTTCAATCCGTGGAAGATGAATGCAACCATCGACGAGACCCGCGTATACTTTGAAGAAGCGGCAAAAACTGCAGGAACATTACGCAATGAAGGTATTGATTTGGTATTTATCGCCGGCTGCGAATACACCATCTTCAGCAAAGGTGTTCTCCCTGGAAATTCTTTCAACGACCGTGTAATGTTCCTCGGCCAGCAATTCCCCAGAGGCCACATAACCGAAGATATTCCTCAGGCTCTCCGTGACAAGTCTGTCGAGTTGAATAAGGCGTTGGGGTCTTTCGTTGAGGTGATTCGTTCCCAGTTCGGAGGACAGATCACATATTCGGCTGGCTCCTGGGAAGTCGTTGACTGGAGTATTTTTGACGCTGTCGGCATAGACTATTATCGCCGAGGAGAGACTGCGGAGAAGTATGTCTCATGTCTCGATCGATATAGGGTTGGGAAGCCTCTCGTTGTTTTAGAAGTTGGTTGCTGCGCCTACgagggagcagcagagcgCGGAGACGGCGGCTTCGTACTCTTGAAAGGCACGAATCCTGACGGCACTGGCATCTTCGAGAATGATACTGTCCCAACTCGGAGTGAGAAGGAACAGGCCGATTATGTTGGAACgcagcttgagcttctcaaTAATGCAGGGGTTGATGCGGCCTTCATATATCTGTTTTCGTTCCCTTGCATGCCGGCAGGAGAAGGGGCGAGGGATCTGGACATGATGTGTTTCTCACTCGTAAAGACCTTTCCCGAGAAGGACTCAAGATCTAAGGATATGCCTCCATGGGTACCAAAGGAGTCTTTCCATCGCGTCGCCGAAGCCTTTCGTTCTATGGAGCAGGACGACTAG
- a CDS encoding uncharacterized protein (EggNog:ENOG41~TransMembrane:2 (n3-12c17/18o291-308i571-596o)): MMILSPGSSPALTVANAVNPVQKAPQRRTRKTLRIRVACLRCQRRKIRCDGAVPSCGSCSKTGVECIDGGKFDGIESPRAYISSLERHIQWLRSVVRTNCPDIDLEQEPSVMNESCQDDPATERESTQDGLSLAQLNPTPANNSALAPSDPSSSSQNVQSTHDVSTIQHEQETGLAHEIGLVSSCAGTDPKYIGPSSGYFFAKLVLACAQEGQRNPPPKELQQNPDSRTARLLPKGGLSIPPAPLPSDMDYAVKISEAYFETIHLQYPFLHQPSHMKLIEHVYVEPEPNPMAAFQVYLVLAIGATVLSRRLKIPLSGEGFCASAMKYFDKLCIENSLKGLQSLLLLLVYTLNSPSMGLNVWYLNYQCIAALLDLGLQRDVRSGKNMSVLDQELRTRVFWVIYCLDRSVATMMGRPIGLRDEACELRLPTDVEDSKLTATGIQPRLETEQPTQMSSAIHLFKLAQLNSEIKYVLHSISHEVPPYAYPNIPDVLQWQKGIITRLQAWVTQIPQFTGERIYMTHLCEIKYHGIMMLLLRPSPAIPKPSVLSLKSCYESAVASIRLYNQLYKRDLLVYSWVTVHSVFLSTITMLHCIWTVPEVSAQIKLEILMADLKAGSNVLSATGEHWSEAKRSRDILDELSGTTIRWIIESRARNSEIGTRSGICTKDVGSSNGNSSVSKAQPATLSMQQNDNSTLWNDGESQHISFNQSQSLDMNFDGQSFEPGFYNSLFGSSTLTDQIDFTSPAAVNAIMHGVFTDFQPIYDTGQDFGMD; this comes from the exons ATGATGATTTTATCGCCTGGCTCATCTCCCGCGCTCACGGTAGCGAATGCTGTCAATCCCGTCCAAAAGGCTCCGCAGCGCAGAACCCGTAAAACCCTCCGTATTCGAGTAGCCTGTTTGCGTTGCCAGCGCCGAAAAATACGG TGCGATGGAGCCGTTCCTTCATGCGGGTCTTGCTCAAAGACAGGTGTTGAATGTATCGACGGAGGGAAGTTTGACGGCATTGAATCACCACGCGC GTATATTTCGAGTCTGGAGCGTCATATCCAGTGGCTTAGGTCTGTCGTTCGGACAAATTGCCCAGACATTGATTTGGAGCAAGAGCCATCTGTTATGAATGAATCCTGTCAGGACGATCCAGCTACTGAACGAGAAAGCACCCAAGATGGCCTGTCACTGGCTCAACTGAATCCAACACCAGCGAACAACAGCGCTCTTGCACCTTCTGATCCGTCTTCGTCAAGTCAGAACGTGCAATCGACACATGACGTCTCAACGATTCAGCATGAGCAGGAAACCGGGCTTGCACATGAGATTGGTCTTGTCTCTTCATGTGCTGGGACCGATCCTAAGTATATTGGCCCTTCAAGCGGCTACTTCTTTGCGAAGTTAGTCCTCGCATGTGCGCAAGAAGGCCAACGAAACCCACCACCGAAAGAGCTTCAGCAAAACCCAGATAGTCGTACAGCCCGTCTACTCCCAAAGGGAGGGTTATCAATCCCTCCTGCACCGTTGCCATCAGACATGGACTATGCTGTCAAGATATCAGAAGCGTACTTCGAAACGATCCACTTACAGTATCCTTTCCTTCATCAGCCATCCCACATGAAACTTATTGAGCACGTCTATGTTGAACCGGAGCCCAATCCAATGGCTGCATTCCAAGTGTATCTCGTCTTGGCCATTGGAGCAACAGTCCTCTCCCGACGCCTGAAGATTCCTCTCTCTGGCGAAGGCTTCTGTGCAAGTGCAATGAAATATTTCGATAAGTTGTGTATCGAAAATTCTCTCAAAGGTTTACAAAGTCTCCTATTGCTGCTCGTATACACACTAAATAGTCCTTCTATGGGTCTGAACGTGTGGTATCTCAATTATCAGTGTATAGCAGCGTTGCTAGATCTGGGGCTCCAACGAGATGTGAGATCTGGTAAGAACATGTCAGTGCTTGACCAAGAACTGAGAACCCGAGTCTTTTGGGTTATCTATTGCCTTGATAGGTCTGTTGCAACAATGATGGGCCGCCCCATTGGATTGAGAGATGAAGCCTGCGAATTGCGA CTGCCTACAGATGTGGAAGACAGCAAACTGACCGCAACGGGCATTCAACCTCGGCTGGAAACCGAACAGCCAACACAGATGAGCAGCGCGATCCATCTCTTTAAGCTTGCACAGCTAAATTCCGAAATCAAGTATGTTCTCCACAGTATTTCTCATGAGGTGCCACCATATGCCTACCCAAACATTCCCGATGTACTCCAGTGGCAAAAGGGAATCATAACAAGACTTCAAGCATGGGTAACCCAAATACCACAATTTACCGGCGAGCGGATATATATGACCCATCTCTGCGAGATCAAGTATCATGGTATTATGATGCTTCTTTTACGTCCCAGTCCAGCAATTCCAAAACCATCGGTCCTTTCACTCAAGTCTTGCTACGAGAGCGCCGTTGCAAGTATACGACTATATAACCAGCTTTATAAGAGAGATCTCTTGGTTTATAGTTGGGTTACCGTTCATTCTGTTTTCTTGAGCACAATCACCATGCTTCATTGCATATGGACTGTACCCGAAGTATCTGCGCAGATCAAGCTAGAAATCTTAATGGCAGATTTAAAAGCAGGTTCGAATGTGCTTAGTGCTACAGGCGAACACTGGTCAGAGGCAAAGCGCAGTAGGGACATTTTGGACGAGCTCTCAGGCACTACGATCCGCTGGATCATAGAATCTAGAGCGCGCAATTCAGAAATCGGAACTCGCAGTGGCATTTGTACAAAGGACGTTGGATCCTCTAATGGCAACAGTAGTGTCAGTAAAGCTCAACCTGCGACTCTATCAATGCAACAAAACGACAATTCCACGTTATGGAACGATGGAGAGAGCCAGCATATCAGCTTCA